In one window of Brassica rapa cultivar Chiifu-401-42 chromosome A07, CAAS_Brap_v3.01, whole genome shotgun sequence DNA:
- the LOC103828376 gene encoding RING-H2 finger protein ATL56: MPPTNVSGEPPYTSASLPPPKAKTKIISLFLVGVIMISIFSLFLLLLGIASLLLLPFLLSSLHRHLRCRRRNRRHVSSDGLSSRFVKKLPQFKFYEPTTRHGSDCVVCLDGFRQGQWCRNLPGCGHVFHRKCVDTWLLKAASCPICRARVRLREEDAQEGELLRCFGHRRSSLLDF; encoded by the coding sequence ATGCCTCCGACGAATGTCTCCGGCGAGCCACCGTATACCTCGGCGTCACTACCACCGCCAAAGGCGAAAACGAAAATTATCTCTCTATTCCTCGTAGGCGTTATCATGATATCAATAttctctctcttcctcctccttctcGGCATcgcatctcttcttcttctccctttCCTCCTCTCCTCTCTCCATCGCCACCTACGATGTCGCCGACGTAACCGCCGACATGTATCCTCGGATGGGTTATCTTCAAGATTCGTTAAAAAGCTTCCGCAATTTAAATTCTACGAACCCACCACACGGCACGGAAGCGATTGCGTGGTTTGTCTTGATGGGTTCAGACAGGGACAATGGTGTCGGAACCTTCCTGGTTGCGGACACGTGTTCCATCGGAAGTGTGTGGACACTTGGTTGCTCAAAGCCGCGAGTTGCCCAATTTGCAGAGCTAGGGTTAGGTTGAGGGAGGAAGATGCACAAGAAGGAGAGTTGTTAAGATGTTTTGGTCATAGAAGAAGTAGTTTGTTAGATTTCTAA